One Vigna unguiculata cultivar IT97K-499-35 chromosome 7, ASM411807v1, whole genome shotgun sequence genomic region harbors:
- the LOC114190259 gene encoding nitrilase-like protein 2, whose translation MYMHCVQVSAIGGFASPIPKSSVSLWSTTMAVASPNSLRVAAAQMTSVSDLAANFATCSRLVKEAASAGAKLLCFPEAFSYVGTKDGDSVSVAQPLDGPIMNQYCSLARESSIWLSLGGFQEKGSDPTHLCNTHVIVDETGKIRSSYRKIHLFDVDVPGGRVYKESKFTEPGKDIVAVDSPIGRLGLSVCYDLRFPEMYQLLRFQHEAQVLLVPSAFTKVTGAAHWEILLRARAIETQCYVIAAAQTGKHGDKRESYGDTLIIDPWGTIVGRLPDRLSTGIVVADIDLSLVDSVREKMPIDKQRMPIDFWKAASL comes from the exons ATGTATATGCATTGCGTGCAAGTGAGTGCTATTGGTGGATTTGCTTCTCCCATTCCCAAATCATCAGTTTCACTTTGGTCAACAACCATGGCTGTGGCTTCTCCTAACTCACTCCGAGTTGCAGCGGCCCAGATGACATCGGTCAGCGACCTCGCCGCCAATTTCGCCACCTGCTCTCGCCTTGTcaaa GAAGCAGCTTCAGCTGGAGCCAAATTGCTTTGCTTTCCCGAGGCCTTCTCTTATGTGGGTACCAAGGATGGGGACAGTGTTAGTGTTGCTCAACCATTGGATGGACCAATTATGAACCAGTATTGCTCTTTGGCCAG AGAATCCAGCATTTGGTTGTCACTTGGAGGCTTCCAAGAGAAAGGATCAGATCCTACCCACTTGTGTAATACTCATGTTATAGTAGATGAGACTGGGAAAATTAGAAGCTCTTATAGAAAGATACACCT gtTTGATGTAGATGTTCCTGGTGGAAGGGTATATAAAGAAAGTAAATTTACAGAACCAG GCAAGGATATTGTTGCAGTAGACAGTCCTATTGGGCGTTTGGGCCTCAGTGTATGCTATGATTTGAGATTTCCTGAAATGTACCAATTGTTACGTTTCCAACATGAAGCTCAG GTACTGTTGGTACCTTCAGCATTCACTAAAGTTACAGGTGCTGCACACTGGGAGATTCTCCTTCGTGCCCGTGCAATTGAGACTCAATGTTAT GTCATTGCTGCTGCTCAAACTGGCAAACATGGTGATAAAAGAGAAAGCTATGGTGACACATTAATTATCGATCCATGGGGGACAATTGTTGGTCGATTACCAG ATCGTTTGTCTACAGGGATTGTAGTAGCTGATATCGATTTATCACTTGTTGATTCAGTTAGAGAGAAAATGCCAATTGATAAG CAAAGGATGCCAATTGACTTCTGGAAAGCTGCATCTCTATAG